In Hymenobacter volaticus, the genomic window GGCTCGCCGCGAGGCTGAGCTTGGGGAGCTAGACACTTCGCTCAAGAAAAACCGGGCGGCCATGGACAAGCTAAATGCCGACCTGCAAACCCGCGAAGCCCGCTTGGCCGAACTAGAAAAAGCCTTGGCTGAAAAAGACAAAGCCGTGAACGACCTACGGGCCAGCGTAGCCAACGCTTTGCGCGGCTTTCAAGGCACCGATTTGCAGGTGAAGATGAAGGACGGCAAAGTATACGTCTCGCTTTCCGAGCAGCTGCTTTTCAAAACTGGCTCTACTAAAGTGGACCCTAAAGGCCAAGAGGCTCTCAAGCAACTGGCCGTTGCACTCAAAGCCCAACCCGACGTAAACGTGGTAGTGGAAGGCCACACTGACAACGTGCCCTTCAGCCGCCCCACAGCCGCTATGCAAGACAACTGGGACTTGAGCGTATTACGCGCCACCGAAATTGCCCGCCTACTCACCACCGGTGGCATACCAGCCGCTCGCGTTACTGCCTCGGGCCGCTCGCAGTACGTACCGGTAGCCGCCAACGACACGCCCGCCAACAAGGCGCTGAACCGCCGTACCGAAATTATTCTCACGCCCAAACTCAACGAGCTGCTCAAGATCTTGGATAGCAACTCTACTACTCCGGCAGCTGGCAAATAAAGCTAGCATTAGTCGGACCTTATCAATATTCCGGTATATAAGATTCAAGGCCAACCTTTTACGGTTGGCCTTACTCTTTATTGCATCATTGTAATTCCGTCCGTTTTATATACAACTCAAGCTTATGCCTACCTCTTTACTGTTTCGTTTATTGCTCACTGTGGCCCTGTGGTTGAGTGCTTGGCTAACAGTTCATGCCACGCACGTTCTTGGAGGCGAACTGACCTATACGCACATTGAAGGTTCTGCCTCGCAGTATCAAGTGCTGACGCGCATCTACGCTCGCGACCCTACTCTTGGCGTACCCGATCAGCCTTTCATTATCCTAAACTTTGCGTCTAACGGGTGTTCAGGACCAACTCCTGGTAGCTTCTCCATGCGAGTTAACCGCATGCAGCCTTCATCTAAACGATTGGGTTGCGCCGGCTTAGCACTTTACTTGATAGGCGAATACGAAACTATAGTTACACTCCCCCAGGCCAATGGAAAATCAGTACAGCATTAGAGAGTCGTGGCTACAGCAATAATCTAACAACTCCACTTACCAACGCTTTGTACCTGAGTGCTTTCCTCGATAATTTTAGTGGTTTGCGAAATTCGTCTCCCAGATTCACCTCATTCACTCTACCATATAACCTGACCCTCGATCAGCCCTATCGACACAGCTTCAGTGCTTTCGAGCCTGATGGCGACTCGTTAGTATACCGTGCCGTACAACCAGCTACTGGCTCCTTGGTTACACCGAGTTGCGGCACACCTATTCCCTATGTTTTTTATCAGGCTGGCCAGTTTCAGGATCCAACCACTGGGCAGATGATTTCTTATCCGGCCGGTCAATTCTCTACAGCTTTTCCAGTTTTGTCGTTTCAGGCAGTTAATGGCGTGGCGGTTCCACAGTATAATTTGAATGCAACCAATGGTGAGTTGTTGACAACACCCGTTGCGCAGGTAGGAGATTATTCGGTGCCAGTACAGATAGATGAGTACCGCCAGCTCAATGGCACTTGGACTCTGATTGGGCAGGTAACGCGCGACATTCCTTACGGTGTGCGCAATCCTAGCACCAACCGCAACCCTACTATTAGCAGCCTACAGGTGACGGGCGCTGCAGCCATTCAACCCGTTGATCAACCCGTTTTGGTGCGGCCTGGCCAATCGGTATCCTTAACCCTTAATGCTACTGACCCGATGCAGGCCAGACCCTGCAGCTAAGCAGTGATGTAGCGGCCGTTGTGCCGGGGGCA contains:
- a CDS encoding OmpA family protein, producing the protein MKNSSTSLLALALTAASLLPGCVPSKRYEDLKARQASTEQGKADAERQQRLAVAELKKATEEINQLHLDNKRLTEDSTQTGNALRRTRQLYSQLTDSYDKLLKNSDRELANKSSDYNKVAQDLARREAELGELDTSLKKNRAAMDKLNADLQTREARLAELEKALAEKDKAVNDLRASVANALRGFQGTDLQVKMKDGKVYVSLSEQLLFKTGSTKVDPKGQEALKQLAVALKAQPDVNVVVEGHTDNVPFSRPTAAMQDNWDLSVLRATEIARLLTTGGIPAARVTASGRSQYVPVAANDTPANKALNRRTEIILTPKLNELLKILDSNSTTPAAGK